The following proteins come from a genomic window of Heyndrickxia acidicola:
- the hrcA gene encoding heat-inducible transcriptional repressor HrcA — protein MLTDRQLLVLKVIIDDFIRSAQPVGSRTLSKKDEISFSSATIRNEMADLEDMGFIEKTHTSSGRIPSEKGYRYYVDNILSPQKLDKQIISQIHSIFIDRIYEMEKLVQKSAQILSELTNYTAILLGPAVKENKLKRLQIVPLNQETAVAIIITDTGHVENRMFTLPHGFNLGDLEKLVNILNAKLADVPINELRDKIYKEVVQILRAHIENYDAMLHSFSDALNVHQHEKIFFGGKSNILNQPEFNDIHKIRSLMEMIEGEKGVYELFKHTPAGIHVKIGKENQLSEMEDCSIITATYSIGQEPVGTIALLGPIRMEYSRVISIVDFLSHDMSRALTRLYQG, from the coding sequence TTGTTAACAGATCGCCAGCTTCTTGTATTGAAGGTAATCATTGACGATTTTATCCGATCTGCGCAACCTGTCGGCTCCAGGACCCTTTCTAAAAAAGATGAAATTTCCTTCAGCTCTGCTACCATACGAAATGAAATGGCGGATTTGGAGGATATGGGTTTTATTGAAAAGACTCATACTTCCTCAGGAAGAATACCTTCTGAGAAAGGGTACAGATATTATGTCGATAACATTTTATCTCCGCAAAAGCTCGACAAGCAAATCATTTCACAAATTCATTCTATTTTCATTGACCGGATTTATGAAATGGAAAAGCTGGTGCAAAAATCAGCGCAAATTTTATCGGAATTAACGAATTATACTGCTATCCTATTAGGGCCTGCAGTAAAAGAAAATAAATTAAAAAGGCTGCAAATTGTTCCTTTAAATCAGGAAACAGCGGTGGCCATCATCATTACGGACACCGGTCACGTAGAGAACCGGATGTTTACTCTTCCGCACGGCTTTAATTTAGGAGACTTGGAAAAGCTGGTGAATATATTAAATGCAAAGCTGGCTGATGTCCCTATTAATGAGCTGCGAGATAAAATCTATAAAGAAGTTGTTCAAATCCTGAGGGCTCATATTGAGAATTATGATGCAATGCTTCATTCTTTCTCTGATGCATTGAACGTCCATCAGCACGAAAAGATTTTCTTTGGCGGAAAAAGCAATATTTTAAACCAGCCTGAATTCAATGATATTCACAAGATTCGCTCTTTAATGGAAATGATTGAAGGGGAAAAAGGAGTTTATGAGTTATTTAAGCATACTCCTGCAGGCATTCATGTTAAAATTGGAAAAGAAAATCAATTGTCTGAGATGGAAGACTGCAGTATCATTACTGCGACCTATTCCATCGGACAAGAACCTGTAGGCACAATTGCCTTACTGGGACCGATTAGAATGGAATATTCACGGGTTATCAGCATTGTTGATTTTTTAAGTCATGATATGTCCAGAGCTTTGACAAGATTGTATCAAGGCTAA
- the grpE gene encoding nucleotide exchange factor GrpE produces the protein MADEQKQMEDQETIHQETEEKEAAEAIFAEGTPEAETEAADDIKQSEQLAELQAKLDESEDRYIRLRADFDNFRRRMQLDREASEKYRAQALITNLLPAIDNFERAMQITPDNEQTKQLLQGVEMVYKSIQEALKQEGIEIIESVGKEFDPYYHQAIMQVEDESYGSNVVVEEFQKGYILKDRVIRPSMVKVNQ, from the coding sequence ATGGCAGATGAGCAAAAACAAATGGAAGATCAAGAAACCATTCATCAGGAAACTGAAGAAAAAGAAGCGGCAGAGGCTATTTTTGCTGAAGGGACACCTGAAGCTGAAACAGAGGCTGCTGATGATATAAAGCAATCTGAGCAATTGGCTGAATTACAGGCTAAGCTTGATGAGAGTGAAGACCGCTATATACGTCTTCGTGCTGATTTTGACAATTTCCGCCGCCGGATGCAATTGGACCGTGAAGCGAGTGAAAAATATAGAGCACAAGCCTTAATTACAAATCTTTTACCAGCCATTGATAATTTTGAGCGTGCCATGCAGATTACTCCTGATAACGAGCAGACAAAACAATTGCTCCAGGGAGTAGAAATGGTTTATAAAAGCATTCAGGAAGCTCTTAAACAAGAAGGCATTGAAATAATTGAGTCAGTGGGAAAAGAATTTGATCCTTATTATCACCAGGCCATTATGCAGGTTGAGGATGAGAGCTATGGATCAAATGTAGTAGTGGAAGAATTCCAAAAAGGCTACATTCTGAAAGACCGCGTCATTCGTCCTTCCATGGTGAAGGTAAATCAATAA
- the dnaK gene encoding molecular chaperone DnaK → MSKIIGIDLGTTNSCVSVLEGGEPKVIPNPEGNRTTPSVVAFKNGERQVGEVAKRQAITNPNTIISIKRYMGTDHKTTVEGKDYTPQEISAMILQYLKSFAEDYLGETVEKAVITVPAYFNDSQRQATKDAGRIAGLEVERIINEPTAAALAYGLDKMDEDQTILVYDLGGGTFDVSILELGDGVFEVRATAGDNKLGGDDFDQVIIDYLVQEFKKENGIDLSKDKMALQRLKDAAEKAKKDLSGVTSTQVSLPFITAGEAGPLHLEVTLSRAKFEELSAELVERTMGPTRQALKDAGLSANEIDKVILVGGSTRIPAVQEAIRKALGKEPHKGVNPDEVVAMGAAIQGGVLTGDVKDVVLLDVTPLSLGIETMGGVATKLIERNTTIPTSKSQVFSTAADNQTAVDIHVLQGERPMAADNKTLGRFQLSDIPPAPRGIPQIEVTFDIDKNGIVNVSAKDLGTGKQQNITIKSNTTLSDEEIDRMVKEAEENAEADKARKEEVELRNEADQLIFATEKTIKDLEGKVEEAEVKKAEEAKDALKAAIEKNELNEIREKKEALQEIVQNLSVKLYEEAAKQQQAQQGAEGQSTSKKDDNVVDAEFEEVDDKK, encoded by the coding sequence ATGAGCAAAATTATCGGGATTGACTTAGGTACAACAAACTCATGTGTATCTGTTCTGGAAGGCGGAGAGCCAAAAGTTATTCCAAATCCAGAAGGCAACAGAACAACACCTTCTGTTGTTGCGTTTAAAAATGGCGAGCGCCAGGTTGGTGAGGTAGCAAAACGTCAGGCAATTACAAATCCTAACACTATCATTTCTATTAAACGTTATATGGGTACAGACCATAAAACTACTGTTGAGGGAAAAGATTATACTCCACAGGAAATTTCTGCAATGATCCTTCAGTATCTAAAGTCTTTTGCAGAAGACTACCTTGGAGAAACAGTTGAAAAAGCTGTTATTACAGTTCCAGCTTACTTCAATGATTCACAGCGCCAGGCTACTAAAGATGCCGGACGTATTGCCGGTTTGGAAGTTGAACGTATTATCAATGAGCCTACTGCAGCAGCATTAGCATACGGTCTTGATAAAATGGATGAAGACCAAACCATTCTTGTTTATGACCTTGGCGGCGGTACATTTGACGTATCTATCCTTGAATTGGGAGACGGCGTATTCGAAGTTCGCGCTACTGCTGGTGACAATAAACTTGGCGGTGACGACTTTGACCAGGTTATTATTGATTATTTAGTACAGGAGTTTAAAAAAGAAAATGGCATTGACCTTTCAAAAGATAAAATGGCATTACAGCGCTTAAAGGATGCAGCAGAAAAGGCGAAAAAGGATCTTTCCGGTGTTACTTCAACACAAGTTTCACTGCCATTCATTACAGCAGGAGAAGCAGGTCCGCTTCATTTAGAAGTAACTCTTTCCCGTGCGAAATTTGAAGAACTTTCTGCAGAACTTGTTGAGCGTACAATGGGGCCGACACGCCAGGCATTAAAGGATGCAGGCTTATCAGCTAATGAAATAGATAAAGTTATCCTTGTTGGGGGTTCTACACGTATCCCTGCTGTTCAGGAAGCCATCCGTAAAGCACTTGGCAAAGAGCCGCACAAAGGTGTAAACCCTGATGAAGTTGTGGCAATGGGTGCTGCAATCCAGGGCGGTGTGTTGACTGGTGATGTGAAAGATGTTGTTCTTCTGGACGTAACACCACTTTCTTTAGGAATTGAAACAATGGGCGGAGTTGCAACAAAGCTTATTGAACGCAATACAACAATTCCAACTTCAAAATCTCAAGTGTTCTCAACAGCCGCTGATAACCAAACAGCAGTGGATATTCATGTATTGCAAGGGGAACGCCCAATGGCTGCTGACAATAAAACACTTGGACGCTTCCAATTATCCGATATTCCGCCGGCACCACGTGGAATACCGCAAATTGAAGTAACATTTGATATTGATAAAAACGGTATCGTAAATGTAAGTGCTAAGGATTTAGGAACTGGCAAGCAACAAAACATTACGATTAAATCAAACACAACTTTATCTGATGAAGAAATTGACCGCATGGTGAAAGAAGCAGAAGAAAATGCTGAAGCAGATAAGGCACGCAAGGAAGAAGTAGAACTTCGCAACGAAGCTGACCAGCTGATCTTTGCAACTGAAAAAACAATCAAAGATCTTGAAGGGAAAGTAGAAGAAGCAGAAGTAAAAAAAGCGGAAGAAGCAAAGGATGCTTTAAAAGCTGCAATTGAGAAGAATGAGCTTAATGAAATTCGCGAAAAGAAAGAAGCTCTTCAAGAAATCGTTCAAAATCTTTCTGTAAAGCTTTATGAAGAAGCAGCTAAACAGCAGCAGGCTCAACAAGGTGCAGAAGGCCAAAGCACAAGCAAAAAGGACGATAATGTTGTAGATGCAGAATTTGAAGAAGTGGACGATAAGAAATAA
- the dnaJ gene encoding molecular chaperone DnaJ, which produces MDKRDYYEVLGLQKGASKEEIKKAYRKLSKKYHPDINKEADAADKFKEVKEAYEVLSDDQKRAHYDQFGHTDPNQGFGGAGDFGGFGGFEDIFSTFFGGGGGRRRDPNAPRQGADLQYTMTLSFEEAVFGKETDLEIPKEETCDTCHGSGAQPGTKPETCPHCHGSGQLNTEQNTPFGKIVNRRVCHYCEGTGKLIKDKCKTCGGSGKVKKRRKIHVKIPAGIDDGQQLRVSGQGEPGINGGPSGDLYVVFHVREHEFFERDGDDIYCEVPITFSQAALGDEIEVPTLHGRVKLKIPAGTQSGTKFRLRGKGVPNVRGYGTGDQHIFAKVMTPTKLTDKQKQLLREFSEISGQIPDEHNESFFDKMKRAFKGE; this is translated from the coding sequence ATGGATAAAAGGGATTATTATGAAGTATTAGGCCTGCAAAAAGGTGCTTCGAAAGAAGAAATTAAAAAAGCTTACAGAAAGCTTTCAAAAAAGTATCATCCGGATATTAATAAAGAAGCGGATGCAGCGGATAAATTCAAAGAAGTAAAAGAAGCATATGAAGTATTAAGTGATGATCAAAAACGTGCCCATTATGACCAGTTCGGCCATACGGATCCAAATCAAGGCTTTGGGGGCGCTGGAGACTTCGGAGGTTTTGGCGGCTTTGAAGATATCTTCAGCACTTTCTTTGGAGGCGGGGGAGGAAGGCGCCGTGATCCAAATGCTCCACGCCAAGGAGCTGACCTTCAATATACGATGACTCTTTCTTTTGAGGAAGCTGTCTTTGGCAAGGAAACGGACCTTGAAATTCCTAAAGAAGAAACGTGTGATACCTGCCATGGCTCAGGGGCACAGCCAGGAACAAAGCCGGAAACATGTCCGCATTGTCATGGTAGCGGCCAATTAAATACAGAACAAAACACGCCATTTGGAAAAATTGTGAATAGAAGAGTTTGTCATTATTGTGAAGGAACAGGCAAACTGATTAAAGATAAGTGTAAGACTTGTGGAGGATCCGGTAAAGTGAAAAAACGTCGGAAAATTCACGTGAAAATTCCAGCAGGAATTGACGATGGCCAGCAGCTTCGTGTCTCAGGCCAGGGTGAGCCAGGCATAAATGGCGGGCCTTCAGGAGATTTATACGTAGTCTTCCATGTTCGTGAACACGAATTTTTCGAGAGAGATGGAGACGATATCTATTGTGAAGTACCTATAACATTCTCTCAGGCTGCACTAGGTGATGAAATTGAAGTTCCTACGCTGCATGGAAGAGTGAAACTGAAAATCCCTGCAGGAACTCAAAGCGGCACTAAATTCAGGCTCCGCGGCAAAGGGGTACCAAATGTAAGAGGATATGGCACAGGCGATCAGCATATATTTGCAAAGGTTATGACGCCAACCAAGCTGACAGATAAACAGAAGCAGCTATTAAGAGAGTTTTCGGAAATCAGCGGGCAAATACCAGACGAACACAATGAAAGCTTTTTTGACAAAATGAAAAGAGCTTTTAAAGGGGAATAA
- the prmA gene encoding 50S ribosomal protein L11 methyltransferase yields the protein MKWSEIMIHTTNEAVEPISNILHEAGASGVVIEDPFELVRERQDQFGEIYQLNPDDYPEEGVIVKAYLPVNSFLGETVEEIKLAISNLTSFNIDIGRNHVTISEVNEEEWATAWKKYYNPVKISEKFTIVPTWEDYTPVSSDELIIELDPGMAFGTGTHPTTVMCIQALERTVKKGDTVIDVGTGSGVLSIAAALLGAEKVDALDLDDVAVQSAKLNLKLNKVHHIADVRQNDLLKGIESQADIVVANILAEVILRFTEDVGRVVKPGGHFIASGIIQQKKNQVKDAIIEAGFTIVETLVMEDWVAFIAKRG from the coding sequence GTGAAATGGTCTGAAATTATGATTCATACAACAAATGAAGCGGTAGAACCGATTTCAAATATCCTGCATGAGGCTGGAGCCAGCGGAGTCGTTATTGAAGATCCGTTTGAACTGGTGAGAGAACGGCAGGATCAATTTGGGGAAATCTACCAACTCAATCCGGATGATTATCCTGAAGAAGGAGTTATTGTGAAAGCTTATTTGCCCGTTAACAGCTTTTTAGGTGAAACAGTTGAGGAAATAAAACTCGCAATAAGTAATTTGACATCCTTTAATATTGATATCGGCCGGAATCATGTAACAATAAGTGAAGTAAACGAAGAAGAGTGGGCCACTGCATGGAAGAAGTACTATAATCCAGTTAAAATTTCTGAGAAGTTTACTATTGTCCCTACATGGGAGGATTATACACCAGTAAGCAGTGACGAATTAATTATCGAGCTTGATCCCGGCATGGCTTTTGGTACAGGAACTCATCCTACTACCGTTATGTGTATACAGGCTTTGGAGCGCACGGTGAAAAAAGGTGATACGGTTATTGATGTCGGTACAGGTTCAGGAGTACTCAGTATTGCAGCAGCTCTTTTGGGGGCAGAAAAAGTGGATGCCCTGGATCTTGACGATGTCGCAGTCCAGTCTGCCAAATTGAATCTTAAGCTGAACAAAGTTCATCATATTGCTGACGTTCGCCAGAATGATCTTCTAAAAGGGATAGAGTCTCAGGCAGATATTGTCGTAGCCAACATATTAGCAGAAGTAATCTTACGTTTTACAGAAGACGTAGGAAGAGTGGTAAAGCCTGGTGGCCATTTCATTGCTTCAGGAATCATTCAGCAAAAGAAAAACCAGGTGAAGGATGCTATTATTGAAGCTGGTTTTACCATAGTAGAAACACTGGTAATGGAAGATTGGGTTGCATTTATAGCGAAGCGCGGGTGA
- a CDS encoding 16S rRNA (uracil(1498)-N(3))-methyltransferase, protein MQRYFIGQKYDGNHTITLTGDSYHHISRVMRMKAGDSIYLVFLEGKAAEAKITEITNEEIFADIVKWEETNKEMPVRVTIASGLPKGDKLELIIQKGTELGAFQFVPFIADRSIVKWDAKKEKKKVERWQKIAQEAAEQSHRQHLPEVMAPCSFKELLQLSDMYEHKLVAFEESAKQGEASRFAEAISEFKPGQRVLAVFGPEGGLSDKEIALLENKGYMVCGLGPRILRTETAPLYALSAISYHLELMR, encoded by the coding sequence TTGCAAAGATATTTTATCGGGCAAAAATATGATGGTAACCATACCATAACGCTGACAGGGGATTCATACCATCATATTTCCCGTGTAATGAGAATGAAAGCCGGCGATTCCATTTATCTTGTCTTCTTAGAGGGAAAAGCGGCTGAAGCGAAAATTACGGAAATTACCAATGAAGAAATATTCGCAGACATTGTAAAATGGGAAGAAACAAATAAAGAAATGCCTGTCCGTGTAACGATTGCGAGCGGACTGCCCAAAGGGGATAAATTAGAGCTGATTATCCAAAAAGGCACTGAACTTGGCGCTTTTCAATTTGTCCCTTTTATCGCGGATCGCTCCATTGTAAAGTGGGATGCCAAAAAAGAAAAGAAAAAAGTGGAGCGCTGGCAAAAGATTGCACAAGAGGCTGCAGAACAATCACATAGGCAGCACTTGCCTGAAGTAATGGCTCCATGTTCATTTAAGGAGCTTCTTCAATTAAGCGATATGTATGAGCATAAATTAGTCGCTTTTGAAGAAAGCGCAAAGCAGGGAGAAGCCTCCCGGTTTGCTGAAGCGATATCCGAGTTCAAGCCTGGTCAGCGTGTGCTTGCTGTATTTGGTCCGGAAGGCGGACTGTCCGACAAAGAAATAGCGTTATTAGAAAACAAGGGATATATGGTATGCGGCCTGGGGCCTCGAATTTTAAGAACGGAGACCGCCCCTTTATACGCACTATCTGCCATTTCCTATCATTTAGAATTAATGAGGTGA
- the mtaB gene encoding tRNA (N(6)-L-threonylcarbamoyladenosine(37)-C(2))-methylthiotransferase MtaB yields MSSVAFHTLGCKVNHYETEAIWQIFKNQGYERTDFDSSADVYVINTCTVTNTGDKKSRQVIRRAVRKNPDAVICVTGCYAQTSPAEIMAIPGVDIVVGTQDRVKMLEYIEQFKNERQPINGVRNIMKNRVYEELDVPAFTDRTRASLKIQEGCNNFCTFCIIPWARGLMRSRDPQEVIRQAQQLVDAGYKEIVLTGIHTGGYGQDMKDYNLAMLLTDLEKQVHGLKRIRISSIEASQLTDEVIEVIENSKLIVRHMHIPLQSGSDTVLKRMRRKYTMAEFAERLTKLKKALPGLAVTSDVIVGFPGETEEEFQETYDFIKEHQFSELHVFPYSKRTGTPAARMTDQIEEDVKNNRVHRLIELSDQLAKEYASKFENEVLEVIPEERFKEDPESGLYEGYTDNYLKVVFPANEDMVGKLVKVKITKAGYPYNEGQFVRVLDNLAPEAEKTAI; encoded by the coding sequence ATGTCCTCAGTGGCATTTCATACATTAGGCTGTAAAGTAAATCATTATGAAACGGAAGCAATCTGGCAAATCTTTAAAAACCAGGGCTATGAACGCACTGATTTTGATTCATCAGCGGATGTGTACGTCATTAATACATGTACGGTAACGAATACAGGAGATAAAAAAAGCCGCCAGGTGATTCGGCGTGCTGTGCGGAAAAATCCGGATGCAGTAATTTGTGTAACTGGCTGCTATGCTCAAACATCTCCAGCTGAAATTATGGCGATTCCTGGTGTAGACATTGTTGTAGGTACACAGGACCGCGTTAAAATGCTTGAATATATCGAGCAATTCAAAAACGAACGCCAGCCGATCAACGGTGTTAGAAATATCATGAAAAACCGTGTATATGAAGAGCTGGATGTACCGGCTTTTACAGACAGAACTCGCGCTTCCTTGAAAATCCAGGAAGGCTGCAATAATTTCTGTACCTTCTGCATTATCCCATGGGCGAGAGGTTTGATGCGATCACGTGATCCTCAGGAGGTTATTCGCCAGGCTCAGCAGCTTGTTGATGCAGGATATAAAGAGATTGTTTTAACAGGCATTCACACTGGCGGCTATGGACAGGATATGAAGGATTATAATCTTGCTATGCTGCTGACAGATCTTGAAAAACAGGTTCACGGCCTGAAACGAATTCGTATATCTTCTATAGAGGCAAGCCAGCTGACAGATGAAGTAATTGAAGTTATCGAGAATTCTAAGCTTATTGTCCGCCATATGCATATTCCTCTTCAATCTGGATCGGACACTGTTTTAAAAAGAATGAGAAGGAAATATACAATGGCTGAATTTGCAGAACGTCTTACCAAGCTGAAAAAAGCATTGCCTGGCCTTGCTGTTACTTCAGATGTCATTGTCGGCTTTCCGGGTGAAACAGAAGAAGAGTTTCAGGAAACCTATGATTTCATAAAAGAGCATCAATTTTCAGAGCTCCATGTGTTTCCTTATTCCAAGCGAACAGGCACACCTGCTGCTAGAATGACAGATCAAATAGAAGAAGACGTGAAGAATAATCGCGTTCATCGCTTAATTGAATTGTCTGACCAGCTTGCAAAAGAATATGCTTCTAAATTTGAAAATGAAGTACTTGAAGTGATTCCTGAAGAAAGATTTAAGGAAGATCCAGAAAGCGGTCTTTATGAGGGATATACAGATAACTACTTAAAGGTAGTATTCCCGGCTAATGAAGATATGGTAGGGAAATTAGTGAAAGTAAAAATAACAAAAGCAGGATATCCATATAACGAAGGGCAGTTTGTCCGCGTTTTGGACAACCTTGCCCCTGAAGCTGAAAAAACAGCCATTTAA
- a CDS encoding Na/Pi symporter — translation MLYFILFILLIISFLIGIKWLRTGLFMLSGKAMESWMKKITSTPLKGMAAGILMTALMQSSAAVMVITIGLVAAKILAFPETIGIILGTNIGTTFTLEFLSFDLSRIALPFFIIGVCLFLFTSKRLKSIGFILTGFAIIVASMRAFERLAVPLTQLSFIQHLLQLVSSHTVLSFLLGIGLTACIQSSTVMTGIAMSFLSAGIFPLETGIAIMLGANIGTCITALLASLGGGEEARLTAYAHVWLNVTGALICMPLIHYLALFCKSLTINPEAQLAHASVLFNLISSLLVLPFATRFGSFIVWLHGKRKA, via the coding sequence GTGCTTTATTTTATCTTATTTATTCTATTAATTATTAGCTTTTTAATAGGAATTAAATGGCTACGAACGGGGCTTTTTATGCTATCGGGAAAAGCAATGGAAAGCTGGATGAAGAAAATTACCAGCACCCCTCTAAAGGGGATGGCTGCCGGAATCCTGATGACAGCGCTTATGCAAAGCAGCGCAGCAGTTATGGTCATCACGATTGGTCTTGTTGCCGCAAAAATATTGGCCTTCCCTGAAACGATCGGCATTATCCTGGGCACCAATATCGGTACCACCTTTACACTTGAATTTCTCTCTTTTGATCTATCTCGTATTGCCTTACCTTTTTTTATCATTGGTGTTTGCTTATTTTTATTCACTTCGAAACGCCTGAAAAGCATCGGGTTTATTTTAACAGGCTTTGCGATCATTGTAGCGTCCATGAGGGCGTTTGAAAGACTTGCAGTCCCTTTAACACAGTTAAGCTTCATTCAGCATCTCCTGCAGCTTGTCAGCAGCCATACCGTCCTCTCATTCCTTTTGGGCATAGGCTTGACTGCCTGCATACAATCCAGCACCGTTATGACAGGAATAGCTATGAGTTTTTTAAGTGCAGGCATATTTCCTTTGGAAACAGGCATTGCCATTATGCTTGGGGCTAATATTGGCACATGCATAACAGCACTTTTAGCGAGTCTGGGCGGAGGAGAGGAAGCACGATTAACTGCGTATGCACATGTTTGGCTGAATGTAACCGGTGCACTTATCTGCATGCCTCTGATCCATTATCTAGCATTGTTTTGTAAAAGCTTAACAATCAATCCCGAAGCCCAGCTTGCCCATGCAAGTGTCCTATTTAATTTGATTAGTTCATTGCTGGTCTTGCCTTTTGCTACAAGATTCGGAAGCTTTATCGTTTGGCTCCATGGAAAAAGAAAAGCGTAA
- the rpsU gene encoding 30S ribosomal protein S21 has protein sequence MSKTVVRKNESLEDALRRFKRTVSKTGTLQEFRKREFYEKPSVKRKKKSEAARKRKY, from the coding sequence ATGTCAAAAACAGTTGTTCGTAAAAACGAATCGCTTGAAGATGCTCTTCGCCGCTTCAAACGTACAGTTTCTAAAACTGGAACGTTGCAAGAATTTAGAAAGCGCGAATTTTATGAAAAGCCAAGCGTAAAACGTAAGAAGAAGTCTGAAGCTGCTAGAAAACGTAAGTACTAA
- a CDS encoding GatB/YqeY domain-containing protein, producing the protein MSLLERLNEDMKQAMKNKEKEKLSVIRLLKASLQNEAIKQGNSELTEEEELTVLSREVKQRKDSLLEFEKADREDLAEKIRTELTYVDIYMPKQLSEDEVTKLVEETINEVGASTKADMGKVMSAIMPKVKGQADGSTVNKVVIQQLSNR; encoded by the coding sequence ATGAGTCTTCTCGAGCGTTTAAATGAAGATATGAAACAAGCGATGAAAAACAAAGAAAAAGAAAAACTCTCTGTCATCCGGCTACTTAAAGCTTCACTTCAGAATGAAGCCATTAAGCAAGGGAATTCAGAATTAACTGAAGAAGAAGAGTTGACTGTCCTTTCTCGCGAAGTGAAGCAACGCAAAGACTCCCTCCTTGAATTTGAAAAAGCGGATCGCGAAGATCTGGCTGAAAAAATTCGCACAGAACTGACTTATGTCGATATATATATGCCAAAGCAGCTTTCGGAAGATGAAGTCACCAAATTAGTGGAAGAAACGATTAATGAGGTTGGCGCTTCTACAAAAGCTGATATGGGCAAAGTCATGAGTGCCATCATGCCTAAGGTTAAAGGTCAAGCTGATGGTTCTACTGTAAACAAGGTCGTTATTCAGCAGTTATCGAATAGGTAA
- a CDS encoding NfeD family protein produces the protein MKWTVLIFFVVFMTALLGFSRIMCISANADSRYSNNHALSAKHELNQKQFYSEQALANDLGNSHTRYESATFSSGFTAFLNTPVIVTLLLTIACLGFALELFSPRFGIAGSIGLIAVLLYFYGHFAAGLAGFDVILLFIIGILLVAAEFFLPGAIAGILGIASILASLLLAGGDIKYTAISLLIALLVTLLGVIFMIKVLKKRMKLFKKIVLDDFASTEGGYVSNINRKDLLGKTGKTLTPLRPAGMMNIGEERLDVVSEGSFIPKDEWVSVIKVEGSRIVVRPLKKDENA, from the coding sequence GTGAAATGGACGGTTTTGATTTTCTTTGTTGTTTTTATGACCGCTTTACTAGGCTTTTCCCGTATCATGTGTATTTCTGCGAATGCTGACAGCAGGTATTCCAATAATCATGCTTTAAGCGCAAAGCATGAATTGAATCAGAAGCAGTTTTATTCAGAGCAGGCTCTGGCAAATGATTTAGGCAATAGCCATACAAGATATGAAAGCGCAACCTTTTCAAGCGGTTTTACTGCATTCCTAAACACCCCGGTTATCGTTACGCTCCTTTTAACGATTGCGTGCTTAGGGTTTGCGCTGGAATTATTTTCTCCTCGATTCGGGATAGCAGGTTCTATTGGCTTGATTGCCGTACTCTTGTATTTTTACGGACATTTTGCTGCAGGTCTGGCAGGCTTCGATGTTATACTTTTATTCATTATAGGCATATTGCTTGTGGCAGCAGAATTCTTCCTCCCTGGCGCGATTGCCGGTATTTTAGGGATTGCCTCTATACTTGCCAGTCTACTGCTTGCGGGTGGGGATATAAAGTATACAGCTATTTCTCTTTTAATTGCACTTTTAGTGACATTACTTGGCGTGATTTTTATGATAAAGGTGCTGAAAAAAAGAATGAAATTATTTAAAAAAATTGTTTTGGATGATTTTGCCAGCACAGAAGGAGGATACGTATCAAATATTAATCGAAAAGATCTTTTGGGAAAAACAGGAAAAACACTTACACCTTTAAGACCTGCAGGAATGATGAATATTGGAGAGGAGCGGCTGGATGTAGTAAGTGAGGGCAGCTTTATTCCGAAGGATGAATGGGTAAGTGTAATAAAGGTGGAAGGTTCACGTATTGTGGTGCGCCCGTTAAAAAAGGATGAAAATGCGTGA